Proteins from one Mycobacterium sp. SMC-2 genomic window:
- a CDS encoding CaiB/BaiF CoA-transferase family protein: protein MAGPMEGVKVVELGVWVAGPATGGILADWGADVIKIEPPSGDPGRMFGRMLGCDLGVNPPFEMDNRSKRSVVLDLAEEAGRGTAFELLADADVFVTNVRPGALQRLGLDFETVSAHNPRLVYGLITGYGESGPDADRAAYDVAAFWSRAGVAHLLTRPGDMPPFQRGGMGDHSAGMTLAAAICAALVARARTGTGQLVTTSLYRQGAYTVSFDLNTYLLTGQPIAIGQRETMGNPCMNNYATADGRRFWIVGLEGERHWPPLCRAVGHSEWLTDPRFSDAYARFVNAAELIAELDAVFATRTLDEWAQVFAAEPDFFWSPVNSLEDVVADGQFHAAGGIVDVPDGDASVAMVATPADFHGTPWAPRSAAPELGQHTEEVLAELKARRGS from the coding sequence ATGGCGGGACCAATGGAGGGCGTCAAGGTCGTCGAGCTCGGGGTCTGGGTGGCCGGGCCGGCCACCGGCGGCATCCTGGCCGACTGGGGCGCCGACGTCATCAAGATCGAACCGCCGAGCGGCGACCCCGGGCGCATGTTTGGCAGGATGCTGGGTTGCGATTTGGGCGTCAACCCGCCGTTCGAAATGGACAACCGCTCCAAGCGCAGTGTCGTGTTGGACCTCGCGGAGGAGGCGGGCCGCGGCACCGCGTTCGAATTGCTCGCCGACGCGGACGTTTTCGTGACCAACGTGCGGCCCGGCGCGTTGCAACGCCTGGGGCTCGACTTCGAAACGGTGTCGGCCCACAACCCCCGCCTGGTCTACGGGCTGATCACCGGGTACGGCGAATCCGGGCCCGACGCCGATCGGGCCGCCTACGACGTGGCCGCGTTCTGGTCGCGCGCAGGGGTGGCGCACCTGCTCACCCGGCCCGGCGACATGCCGCCGTTCCAGCGCGGCGGCATGGGCGATCATTCGGCCGGCATGACGCTGGCGGCCGCCATCTGCGCGGCGCTGGTTGCCCGCGCACGCACCGGGACCGGCCAGCTGGTGACCACCTCGCTGTACCGCCAGGGTGCCTACACCGTGAGCTTCGACCTGAACACCTACCTGCTCACCGGCCAGCCGATCGCGATCGGCCAGCGAGAGACGATGGGCAATCCCTGCATGAACAACTACGCCACGGCCGATGGGCGGCGATTCTGGATCGTCGGGCTCGAGGGCGAGCGGCACTGGCCACCGCTGTGTCGCGCCGTGGGCCATTCGGAGTGGCTGACCGACCCGCGGTTCAGCGACGCGTACGCGCGCTTCGTCAACGCGGCGGAGCTCATCGCCGAGTTGGATGCGGTCTTTGCCACCCGCACACTCGACGAATGGGCGCAGGTCTTCGCGGCCGAACCCGACTTCTTCTGGTCGCCGGTGAACAGCCTCGAGGACGTCGTCGCCGACGGGCAGTTCCACGCCGCGGGCGGCATCGTCGACGTGCCGGACGGGGACGCCAGTGTCGCGATGGTGGCAACACCGGCCGATTTCCACGGCACACCATGGGCACCGCGTTCTGCGGCACCGGAACTCGGCCAACATACCGAGGAAGTGCTCGCCGAACTCAAGGCGCGCCGCGGCTCGTGA